Part of the Deferribacterota bacterium genome, GTGAATTTATTAGGGGAAGTCAAATAAAAATAGGTGATATATTCAAATAACATACACTAACGATATTAAAAATATTGATATTTTATACAAAAAGTTTATTATTTATAAAAAAATAAAAAGGTGAATCTAATATGAACATAAATACTTTAAAAACAGCTTTCTTTTTAACAATATTGACAGTTCTGTTTATTTTTATTGGTGGTCTTATTGGTGGCAAGACTGGCATGATTATTGCGTTTGTATTTGCCCTACTTATGAATCTATTCTCTTATTGGTTTTCAGACTCTATTGTTCTTAAAATGTATAGAGCTAAAGAAGTAGATGAGGCAAGTGCTCCAGATTTATATAGAATTGTAAGAAGGCTTACAACAAAGGCAAACCTGCCAATGCCCAAGGTCTATATTATCAACAATTCAACTCCAAATGCCTTTGCAACTGGAAGAAATCCAAAGCATGCTGCTGTTGCAGTAACTTCTGGAATATTACAATTACTAAATGAAAGAGAATTAGAAGGCGTATTAGGACATGAGCTAGCACATGTAAAGAATAGAGATATATTAATTGGATCTATTGCTGCAACTGTTGCTGGCGCAATAATGATGCTTGCTGATATGGCAAGGTGGTCTGCTATATTTGGAGGTTTTGGTGGTGATGATGACAATAATAATCCAATGGGTTTTATAGTTTTATTACTAGTTTCAATTCTTGCCCCTATTGCTGCTATGCTTGTTCAAATGGCTATTTCAAGATCTAGGGAATATTTAGCTGATTCAAAAGGTGCATATTTTTCTGGTGACCCAACTGCACTTGCATCGGCATTAAGAAAAATATCCGGTGGTGTAGCTGCAAAACCAATGAAAGCCAATCCAGCAACATCACATATGTTTATTATAAACCCTCTTAGTGGTAAAAATATAATGACACTATTTTCTACCCATCCACCTGTTGAAGAGAGGATAAAGAGACTTGAAGCAATGGCAAGAGGCGTTTAATTATATTATAATTTATTTTAATTTATTTTATATTTATTTAAAATATTTAAATGACATTTCACAATGGTTGATGTTAAATTATTACAATCAGTAGCGCGTTTATCAAGATTTGTTGATTTTCGTTATAAAACAGTAGATAAAGGTCTGCCAATTACTAGTTTTAATAACAACACATTATACATACATATCCCCTTCTGTAAAAATCTTTGTAACTACTGTTTTTTTCATAAGTTCAAATATCAAGAGGATACAATAAAGCTATATTATAAATATTTACTTAAAGAAATTGAGCTATTGGCAGAAAAAGGTTTTACCATCTCTGATGTCTATATAGGGGGTGGCACTCCTACATTATACATTGATGGCATTGTTAGTTTAATAAACAAATTAAAAAAATATAACAACATTAGCTCAATATCTATTGAAAGTGACCCCTATACATTAAACAACCAAA contains:
- the htpX gene encoding zinc metalloprotease HtpX, which produces MNINTLKTAFFLTILTVLFIFIGGLIGGKTGMIIAFVFALLMNLFSYWFSDSIVLKMYRAKEVDEASAPDLYRIVRRLTTKANLPMPKVYIINNSTPNAFATGRNPKHAAVAVTSGILQLLNERELEGVLGHELAHVKNRDILIGSIAATVAGAIMMLADMARWSAIFGGFGGDDDNNNPMGFIVLLLVSILAPIAAMLVQMAISRSREYLADSKGAYFSGDPTALASALRKISGGVAAKPMKANPATSHMFIINPLSGKNIMTLFSTHPPVEERIKRLEAMARGV